A genome region from Lucilia cuprina isolate Lc7/37 chromosome 3, ASM2204524v1, whole genome shotgun sequence includes the following:
- the LOC111677454 gene encoding uncharacterized protein LOC111677454: protein MEFACIISKLFVYLSFLVAVCQTYPVVNSDGTYNAELSDPELSHQTELSDDDLALHSQAELSSDSGGLRISLFKAAEKTRESVNLETEGVPSKVLSLYDKTQKKYFDKTQPLPILDTISEHEKYGNNGDMFDGISRSLVNGYEAFSNLLNTLIQKPKEIARSISKGITAQLDVIGGKIVGL, encoded by the exons ATGGAATTTGCGTgtattatttcgaaattatttgtttatttaagttttttagtgGCTGTTTGCCAAACTTACCCAGTGGTTAATAGTGATGGCACCTATAATGCAGAACTTTCCGATCCAGAATTGTCACATCAAACTGAATTAAGTGATGATGATTTAGCTTTACATTCACAAGCAGAGCTTTCATCAGATTCCGGTGGTTTAAGG ATTTCTTTATTTAAGGCGGCCGAAAAAACCCGGGAATCTGTCAATTTAGAAACCGAGGGAGTACCATCAAAAGTTTTAAGTCTCTACGATAAAActcaaaagaaatattttgataaaacacaG CCTTTACCCATTTTGGATACCATAAGTGAACATGAAAAATATGGTAATAATGGTGACATGTTTGATGGCATTTCCCGTAGTCTGGTAAATGGTTATGAGGCATTTTCaaatcttttaaatactttaatacaG AAACCCAAAGAAATAGCTCGTTCCATATCAAAAGGCATTACTGCACAATTGGATGTTATAGGTGGTAAAATTGTGGGATTGTAg
- the LOC111677449 gene encoding tetraspanin-9: MANAGYTCIRRTFCWLNIILWLCSCAFLGAGIWLRLSYEGYATLLPDHAALSADSVFLCIGVIGFVTSFLGCCGAWVQSRCLLVLYFMLIITLFLSEFLIGSIAFIFRGGLSRTLANELRFGIEQHYNASDRGSLIAPSVATIWDNVQNSFECCGVSSYEDWYDIQSWSGKRWVPESCCKPIYENRGILTEGSGDSLLIRVDCGKSENPSLWWDKGCIHSLQHWLTDKLNIIGAVGLGIAFAQLFGLITSMLLFCTVKHKRESDTYKSYSPSIDPQTRPSSWED, from the exons ATGGCAAATGCAGGTTACACATGTATAAGAAGGACATTTTGTTGgctcaatattattttatgg CTTTGTAGTTGTGCTTTTCTTGGAGCTGGTATATGGTTGCGTTTATCGTATGAAGGTTATGCCACACTACTGCCAGATCATGCTGCTTTAAGTGCTGACTCCGTATTCTTGTGCATTGGTGTTATTGGTTTTGTAACATCTTTCCTGGGTTGTTGTGGTGCTTGGGTGCAATCACGTTGTCTTTTGGTGTTG taTTTTATGCTGATTATAACACTATTTTTGAGTGAATTCTTAATTGGTTCGATTGCTTTTATATTCCGAGGAGGCCTGAGTCGTACCTTGGCAAATGAGTTGCGCTTTGGCATAGAGCAACATTATAATGCCTCCGATCGTGGTTCGTTAATAGCGCCATCTGTTGCCACTATTTGGGATAATGTGCAGAATTCG TTTGAATGCTGTGGTGTCTCCTCCTATGAAGATTGGTATGACATACAGTCTTGGAGTGGCAAACGTTGGGTGCCCGAATCTTGTTGTAAACCCATCTACGAAAATCGTGGTATACTTACCGAGGGTTCGGGTGATAGTTTATTAATACGCGTAGACTGCGGAAA ATCTGAAAACCCTTCCCTATGGTGGGATAAGGGATGCATACATTCCCTACAACACTGGCTAACCgataaactaaatattatagGCGCTGTTGGTTTGGGTATAGCATTCGCACAACTTTTCGGTCTCATCACCTCCATGTTACTATTCTGTACGGTAAAACATAAGCGAGAATCAGATACATATAAATCATACTCACCCTCCATTGATCCACAAACACGACCGAGTAGTTGGGAAGATTGA